ATAATCCAGACGAGCGAATGCCAAGCCAACTATTTGTTACACTGAATATCAGTCAACGTGATCTATGCGTAGAATTGGCGAATCGAATGCAGTACACTCGCTAGCTATAGCGAGGATTGGAAATAAGGAAGTGGACAGATTCTCGCCGTTGAGAAATTTTTTCCGAAGAGTTCCTGCCCCCTAGACAGATTTGTTCCTTCGGGATAAATATTTCGGAAGAAACTGGAGTGGCCCTAGTCATGCGTGGCGTTTCGCTGCGGTAGAACATGCTCCCTCCATTACAGCTCAATATGAGCAGCCGTATAATGTGACTACGTCACATCACACGGATGCTCACATGAGATGCAGCTAGAAAGTTCGGTAGGGCCACTCCTTTTTTTTGGGGGTTAAATGAGCGATCTTGAACAGTTGCTAGTTGGGCTTGATGCTGAGTCTGCTAGTGGCAGGATGCACGCCATTCAACGCTCTACTGCTTACGACAAACCCACGCGATCGGCATTCCTACTTAAAGCATTAGAGCATTGGGACCGTAAGGTTAGAGAAAAGTCAGCAAAAATCCTTCTCAAAATAGGTGGCGATCTCGAGTTGGCAGCTGTATGCAGCGCAGTTGACTCCAGGAAAGTCCCTCTTTTGAGACTGATTCCTTGGCTAGCTAGACGCAATCATGCTTTGACAACAAGGACCATCTATAATCTTACTCAACACTCACACAAGGTTATTTCTGAAGCTGCATCGAAGTATCTGATCAAAATGGATACGACAGAGGCGCTATTTTATAGATGGTCTAAACAGTCTAGAATTCCAAAAAAGTTGGCAGCGCAAATTGAGGCGTGCGCCTGCGAGAGAGTAGCTTCAGTACTCAGCGACATACCTGTTTCAGTTATTCATACGTTAAGGGGTAAGTTTCTTCGCTACCCTCTGCTTAAGAAATATTACCATGATAAATACAGCGACAGCCGTCCTCAAAGCTCCAAAGAAACAGTATCTCCAAAGGCACCAAAAGTTCAGAGCGAGTACGTACAGTCCTGGAATAAGCTAGGGATTGATTGGCGAATTGCAGGCTGGATTGTCAGAAACTGGTCTGATTTGGATGATGTTGGTTATTTTGAGTTTAAAATCCCCAAGAAGAACGGCACTGAACGCATCATTTCAGCGCCTGTTACGCCTTTAAAAATTGCTCAAAGGGTTGTTTTGGACAAAATACTGTCAACGGTCCCACAGCACGACGCCTGCCATGGGTTTCGGAAAAATTTTTCAATCATAACCAATGCCACTAAACACACGGGGAAAGACGTTGTTATACGAATAGACCTTAAAGATTTTTTTCCTTCGATCAAACCTGCTAGAATAGCTGGAATTTTCCGTTCACTCGGGTTCAGTGACTTTGAAATCCGTTTTCTAACCCGTGTTACCACCAGAGGTGGAGGCCTGCCGCAAGGCGCACCAAGTAGTCCGTGCTTGGCAAACATTGTAGCCCGGAGGCTTGATAGTAGGCTTAACGGTTTGGCTGCTTCAGTTGGTGGCACATATACTCGCTATGCAGACGATCTAATTATTAGCGGGCACAAGAATGTTGTTAGTATTTTGCCTGCTGTAAAAAGTATTATTCAAGAAGAAGATTTCGGCATTGCCAGCGAAAAGCTTCGTATAGCGCGAAAGGGTGCGCAGCAGAAGGTTACTGGCCTTATTGTTAATCAATGCGTTAACGCACCAAGAGAATTGAGGCGAAAGTTGCGAGCAGTTTTTCATAAACAATCCAAAGGAGAAGTTCCTTACTGGGGTAATAAGCCAATGTCTGAGTCTCAAATGCGCGGGTATCAGGCTTTTTTGTCGAGCATTGAAAAATCAAAAACAGACCAGCATGAAAAACTTTAGCTGCTTGTGAAAAAGCAAATCCCGTTCAAAAAAAACGTCATCCATGGCCACAGCTGCGAAAGCATGGCCGAATTGCCTGACGGAGCTATAGACTTAATATTTGCAGGGCCTCCCTACGGGTCTTTAATCAACTATTCAAGCTATGCAGCTGGTGAGCAGCACTACAAAGCTCACTCAACAGATCTTCCTCAATATATTACTTCATTTCAGACATGGTTTTCTGAATGTTTTCGTGTATTAAGAGCTGGTCGCTATTGCATCGTCAATCTGGGTACGATCAGAGAGAATCACAAAACCATTGCTTTGCCATTTTATGCTGTGTCTTGGTTAGAAGAACTGGGATTTTCGTTTCAATTTGAGATTGTATGGGACAAAATCGTAGGTGGTAGGCATGAAGCTCGAAACTTTCTTGCCCATCCTTTTCCTGGAAGGTTCACTCCGAACAATCGGGTTGAATATCTCTTGTTTTTCAAAAAAAATCCAAGGAAGGCATTTGCCCCCAGAAGTAAGTTTTATGATGCAAACATAATCCCTTTGACTGATTTATTTAAGCGCGAAATTGCAAACAATGTTTGGCATGTACATCCTGCAACAAAAAGATCTTCGCCAGACGTTTCGCACCCATGCCCATTTCCACCGGAAATTCCAGAGCGCATTATTACATACTTTTCATTTCCACAAGAGACAGTTCTAGATCCATTTATGGGGTCAGGGTCGACTGCTATTGCAGCCAAAAAGCTTGGGAGGTATTACGTTGGATATGAGACAGAGGATAGATTCAGGATTGACGCAGAGAGATTGATCGCGAAATACAAACGTAAATATATGGCGATTTGATGGTCAAAGTTTTAATCAACATATTTGCAGGTCTTCCGTTGCATATGAAATATGACCTGTTCTGGAAATGGTATTCGTAACAGGGACGAAATACAGTGAAACTGCCATTGAGTCACAGTAGAATTGTAAGTGCTTTCGCGCATGAGTTAGCATCTAGAATTTCGCAGGGAGTTATAAGACATTTGTGCCGCCTTGATCACGCGCTATATGCCGAAGACAGCCCGCTTAAGTCTATATGGGATGAGATTTGTTTTCAGGAGCAGAGTGAAAGATCCATAGACTGGGAAGTACTTGATGACATTGTCTGCGGGATTCTGGCGGGTTATGTTGATGAATTATCAAGGCATGAACGAGAAGCGCTTTGGGTGCAAACAGATGCAAGTGATGACTGGGATGAAGACCAATTTGACGCGGACAGTTATGATTTGGTTTCGGACGATGATATTATCAACTACATAGCCAGAGAGTATGTTTACGCTAAGGCCAGCAATTGGACAAACAGTCGCATTCGGGAATTCATCGATAGGTACCATTCCATAGATTGGGAATGAATGGGGGGCAGTCCTCCCATCGTGTATTCTAGCCACGTTATCGTTGGTTGCGCAGTTCACGCAAATAAGCTTCGACGCTACCGTCCTTAAGTTCTACTCGGTGGATGCCCGCACTCTCATATATGCCAAGAGCGATGGACTCCAGATCGTCAGCATTTTCAAAGCCGTCGATCGGATCACCCCAATTTACGGACTCGAGAAATTCCTCGGGCGTCATTTCTTTCCAAGTTTCTTCCACAGCGTTACTCCTGGATACATTCTGATTAGTTGTAAAAGAGTCATTGTCAAGCAAAGACAGCACTAAAGACCATCCAGGTCAAGATTTGACATCAACGGAAAAAGCAAGCACCAGTTCCTTAGTGCAATCAAATTGCGTTTAGTCTTTTTAACGAGGAAAGGTCGTTGTTCTGCCATACGCTAACACTCCCGATTGTTTTTCGTTCATCTAGCATTGCTGGAATATTTTGCAGGTATTCCGGCAAGAAAACGAGTGGGAATATTGAAAGTGACTTATCCCCATGCTCAGAAGAGACGTAAACTACAAATATACCTTCAGATTCAAAAATATCAATATCTTCAGTGACATTGTCTTTGTAGTATGTTGTTGACACTTTGCATATTGTTTCCTTTCTTGTGAGAGATCTGTAGATGGATTCTGCTACGACTGGTGAGTTGATAAGCTTGGCAGATGGGGATTCTAAAAAAGCATTGTAGTCAAAGAACGAAAGAATGTCAGATGGCAGAGGGGTCCCTTTAAGCGACTTTGACAGGACGGTGAGAACAAGTCTTTCCTTGTTTTTGAACCCGTCAACGAAGTTTAATAGAAAGGACTTGGCGAGCGACAGCTTTAGCCCACTTGCAATTGCGAACTTAGAAAAATCGATCAATGATTTTGGCGTTTGAAACCTGTCGACAGATATAAAGAACCCATCTTCAGACAGAAGTTTTGAAATTCCATCGAAATAGTCACTAGTGGGTGCCACAGATTCACATGGATTGGGCTGGATTACCTCGTGATAGACCAGGGACGCAAATATCATGTCATACGATCCAGGCTTATTGTTTTTTGAAAAGCTATCAAAAGTATCGTTTAGAAATGCAATGTTTGTCACTTTCAAGTCTGAAGCTCGCCTGCGAGCTAGATCAATGCCCTCTTTACATCTGTCAATCCCGATTCCACTTGATCCCTTAAGTTCACGGGCTAAAAAACATGAAATTAATCCGTTGTCGCAGCCAATCTCAAGGAATTTGCGGCAGTTGGTAAAGTTTTCATTTATGATCCACTGGAAAAAAGGCTCTAGGCGTGGACAGTCAAATGCAGCAGCAATGTCGTTGGCAAATTCAAGTGTAGTATTTTTTATTGGATATGGATCGCAACAAGTGTTGTTGTCGACACGTGCATCTACGCACTTTAAAAAATCAACAGCCAAAGCTCCATGCTTTTTGATCAATAACTTTTCAAATTTATTCTTGTTTTTGTGTATATCAATCTTGCAATCCGAAAAGAAACTTTTGATTTTTACCGAAGTAGTTTTATGCATATTCTTTGTCCGTATGGAGTGTGCTGAGGTTTTTACATCATAAATGTAATCTAGATGTGGAGGGGCAAACTACTAAATTAGAGCTTCTCATGGACATTTCCTTGAGTTTAGTAGAACGCTACCATCCCGTGGACAGCAACTCCCTCATGCTAACGGCATTGAGAACCGAGGCGCAGGTTTCCCAGTCCGCATCCTCCACCTTGCTATACTTCACGTCAAAGGGATTGCGAGTGGCCGTTGTTCGATCAATTAGCTGACGGGCGGATTGCTCATTGTGTAGAGCCACTTCAACCCACACATCTTCAAGGGTGTCTGGTATTTGGCCAAAGAGGTCGTGAATGGCCTCTAGGCGTTCAGCCAATACCCGGTGGACCCGGTCTTCTACGGATTCCCTGTAGCGAAGATTAGCAATCCAGACTTCATCCCGAGCTTGCCCAATGCGCTGAATACGGCCCTTGCGTTGCTCCAGGCGTGTCGGATTCCAGGGCAAGTCGATGTTGATAAGCGTACCAAGGCGTTGCAGGTTGAGACCTTCTGACGCTGCATCCGTACCAAGTAGCAATTTGATGTCGGCGGTCCGGACGCGCTCCTTGAGAAGGTTTCGGTCGCAACGCTCAAAGCGCCCGCCCCTCCAGAACCCTGAACGATTGCTTCCAGCATAGAGGCCAATATCCATACCCTGAAAGGCCTCCATCCTGGCCAGTTCGCTGCCTATCCACCATACCGTGTCATAATACTGGGAAAACAGGATGCACCCCAGGTCAATCCAGGGCCTGTTCAAACCGTGTCTCCGACCCAGCAAATAGTCAGTTACGGCTTCGAGCTTGGGGTCGGCAGTACCACCCTGACGCAAGAGGTCCAAGCAGCGTTGCAAAGATGCACGTTCGGCATCAGTGAACTGCTTGAACTCGCTGACCGTGTCTTGAGAGGCTGTCAATCCCGATTCTTCTTCTACCTCATCGTCATCTTCATCCAAAACTAAATCAGGGTCTTGACCGAGAAGCTTCATGACCGTCCGCCGACCTGCCTCCATCGAACTCCCAAGGCGGCGCAGAAGCAACGTCTTGAAGAAACCAGCCCCTCGTACGCGTTGTTGGAGCAAAGAACAAAACGCCTCGGCCTCTTGATAAGCTTCAAGTAAATATCCCCCCAGGAGTAGCCCGCCATCGTCTTCCTCGCCAAAAAGGCGCACGCTGACTTTGGGGAGGTAATAACTTCCTGTGGCTGGATTGATGGTAGATTCCAGATAGGCCCGAGTACGGCGTACAATGCAGCGTAGTAACGGATTGAAGCGCTGGCCGTAATCAGGCAGCAGTTCATTGCCAAGCTGAACATTACGCAAGGCCGGAGGAAGCTGGTCAAATGTTTCGGGCGGGAATTGCCAACGAGCGTCGTCTGCCTCGATATAGTTTCGGATGCGTCTGAAGGCTGAATCTTCCTCTTTCGCTGGCATGGGATCGCGCACAAATTCCCATCCTTGACGCAAGTCTTCCGTGGGCACGGCGATTTGGCCGGTGGCGACATCAAGGCATAGGCTAGGCCTAAACCAGGGGCTACTCTGGGTTCGCCCCCCCAGTACACCGTCGTTGCCTTGAGCCAGAATGTGCAGCAAATCCCAGGCTTCAACAGGGTGCAACTGCACTGGTGTGGCTGTAGCCAGAAGCATGCTCTTGGTCTTGAGCCCTACCTGGCGCAAGAAATCCATCAGCTTGTTGGGTTCGGCTCGCTCGTTCACATCTTCAGGACCGGCGTCCACCTTGGGAACCTTCCGCCTTCTGGCACGATGAGCCTCGTCCACGATTACGCAGGTATACTTCCGGCTCAAGAGTTGATTGACGGCCTCGGCCATGCCGCGCACAACGAGACCCTGTGAGACCAAGCCAATACGGCGCGGGCATTTGCCCAGGCTCTTGGTGCCTTCGGATGGATACTCCAATTCGTTTTCATCCACCCAAGCCCGGCCGTTCCAACGCGCAGAGGGGAGCTGCAAGAAATCCATCAATTCGCCCTGCCATTGCTGAAGAAGTGGCTTGGGTGCGAGTATCAGGATTGGCCCTCCGCCTGGATCGTCCACAGCCATGAGCAGGGCAGCCATGGCCAGTTGGATCGTCTTGCCCAAGCCGACCTGATCCGCCAGAACCAAGCGTGCTCCGCCTAGACGATGTCGTTCAAGAGCAAGGCGTGCAAAATACTTCTGATGCGGCCACAATCCTTGCTCCTGTCGGTAAATCGGCGTTTCCACAGCCACCGCAGCCGCCGCTTCGGTGGCGTCCACGGCCTGTAATTCCTGTGGTTCAACGACTGTGCGAGATACGATGCGTTTAACGTCCTGGGCAATGAAGGGGCAGCAGGCCAAATCAACTGCACGGGGATCATTCCATAGCGCCAGAAACTCTTCCTGAACCCAGGCCATCGTTTCCGGGGTGTCGTCCTCCCAGAGAAGCTCGTAATTAAGTTTCCAGGCGGAGAGGCTTTCATTGACGCTGCCCAAAAAAGCCGTGCCCGAACCATCCGCATAGCGGATCAACCCTGCCTTGCCGTGAATCAAGCCAAAGGCTGAATCAGGCAAAACGCGAATTTCGATTTTCTGATTGGTCAGAGCGGCATAAAGTTCACGATACCGTGGCAGAGCCAAGGGTGGCGCATCTTCAGGACGTCCCGAGCACCAACTACGGCGCAAAGCTGCCTGAGCCGCTGAGGCCGTGATCATGTCATGGGGATCAAGGTCGGAATTGCAGACTATACGGACTTTGCCGCTCACGTTGGCCAAGGCTTCCCCGGCCACCTCAAAGAGGCTTGAGCGGAAATACCCAGCTATGCGGTCGTAAGACACCGCTCCGGTGAGGCGTTGAGCCAGGACCGTCTGATGTAGACGACCACGGCGGCTGGAATGATGGCGCAGCATCAGGCTTCGTCGTTGCGCAGACGCCCAGCTAGGATGCGGGCAGACTCTGAGTCGGGCGTCCATTCATCCATTCCTTGGGAATTTGCCAGTGTCGACAACCATTCCAAAAGTCCCAGGAACAGCTCTCGCTTGCTCCAGTAGCTCTGGCCATACGTGTCTCGTAGGTATTGCCTGCCTGATTCGGGGTTAAGGTCTGCCCGAGTGGTTTCGCGCATGGCAAAAAGCAGGTGACGCAAGGGTGAAAAGGCGAATGGGTGGGGCGCGCCAGTCGCTGCTCGGCCACGCCGAGAGGGAAGTGTTTGGGCATTGCCTTCGTTGGCCACGGCCAATAGAGACGCCCCCAGGCCGCTTGCCGTATGCATGCGTGTGCCGTTGGCTTTGTCCGTCTTGAGCAGAGGGCGAATGTCAGCCACACCAAAGCCTCGAGCCAATTCTTCGTACATACCTTTGCGACGTTCTCCCCGACTTTCGATGTCCAAAGCGCGCATATAGTAGCGTTCGACCAAGGAGAGGTCTCGCCATACTCCGTGTAGGCCGCGTGGCACCAGGATTGAACAGGCGATTTCCAAGGCACGTTCGATGACCTTCTGAAAATCGCTCTTTTCGTTCCGGTCACGCTGCGCAAAGACTTCGTGTTCCACGTCCCGACCGTCCAACGTCGAGTAACGTGTTAGTACCTTGAGGGCGGCGGCATAGGCGGCCAACTGATAGTCAGCGTCGTTAAAATTGGGCTCCCCGGCCTCATCCAAGGACTGCATGAAGGCAATCTGATTTTGAACCTCGTCTTCCACCAGGGGGGAAACCTCGTCCATGAAACCGGGTTCTGATTCCAAGCGTTTGCGCAGAACCAAGCAAACAGTCCCTTGTACGTAATCGCCTTTTTTTAAGCCCACAGCGTCCGTCTCGGTGCTAATGGTCCATGCGGCTGTGGCCGTAAGCCCGGCTGCCCAAAGAATCATGCCCAGATTAGCCCAGACTCCGGGGTTTTTGTGAGTGAACATGACCAACTGCAGGCCATTATCCGGCATACACCGGGCCAAGTTGCGATAGATATCGACCATTGACCGCCGAAAATCTTCTCCGTCCCCGCGCACGGCCAGTTCAGCTCGGGCATCAGGTACCCAATTCGGAAACACTCGGGCCATCTGTGTGTCATACCAAGCTAAGAAGAAGTCGCCCAACTCGTGATAGTTTATCGCGTCGGCGTAGGGGGGGTCCGTTACCCAAAGTTCGCATGGACTATTTATGTCGCGAGCATCTGTCACTGATACCTTGCCCACATTTCCAAAAGAAATTGGATGGGCACCGTCAAGAAGCTGAAACGTCGGCGCTAACTTCGAGAGGGCCCGCCCTGCGTAACTCACTAATGTATTCAATGCTTGATTAGTAAAAGTTTGATTGCCTTTTTCGTTACTTCCATGCCACATCCAGGCGCAGCTACGAGAATCCCAGTCGGCAATCCTGCCCAAGCCCAACAAGCAAGCAACATGCATTTCCTGCGAAGATGCAATGCGACTTGAAATCTCTGCGACTAGACCATGCGTCAGCAACTGTCTTGGTGTATAAAAGTGGTGCCAATAACTCCACCCGCGCTCCCGAATAGGCTGCTCAGTGTTGTAGCCACTCGAAATAGCCTTAGAGGGGATGAAGCCTTTTCTTTGCCACTGTGCAAAACGTTCCCTCAGAAGGATCAGCACCTTAGCTTCACGCTCCAGATCTGTGTGGTCAGGAGCAGCATAACGGCGGACCTCCTTGGTCCTTCCGGTGATTTCATCCTCTGTCTCTTGAACCCAGCGGATGCAGTATAACCGCTCTTGAAAAACGTCGTCTGGACGTGGCGCAAGATCTTCATTCGTCCAGCGGCGCAGACCCTCTGGGCCGCGCAGAGCTTCTAGGGACCAGGAACGATTAGAGTCAAAGGGGTCCACCACCCGGCTACTGACTATGGTTGCTCCTTTCCCGTCCTTGTACGCCTTCAATTCAGCACTGGATACGTATTGAATCTCAGGCTGGAGCCTGTCCGAACCGGGAACGCGCCGCCATGTGACCACTACCTTGGACTTTTCGCCAATCAGCCAACTAGGAGCGAGAGGTATGTAATAGTCACAACCTTCTGGTTTAACCTCCACGCAATAAAGATAGGCGTCTGCCCGTTCGCCCTGGTCGTTGTGCTCGATACCCCAGTCGGTGATCTGTTTATCTGCTTCGCGTAGAACCTTGGCCTGTACGCGCATTACCTTTTCTTGCATTTCGCGGCCACCGCCCAGCAGATTCAGGTCGGCCCAAGTCAAGAGGGCGGCCACCGGGTTCAGGTCGTACCCAAAAGCTTCACATCCGATACGCGCTGCCTCAAAGGGGATAGACCCGCCTCCGCAAAAACAATCCCCTACCCGTGGGGGGTGTCCGAATTGCCGCACTCCCAGTTCCCGCACTAGGCCAGGAAGGCTCGAGGCCGTAGTGCCAAGATGTGCGTTGATTTCGGACCAGGTCTCTACCTTGGGGCCGACGATATTTTCTGGACGCTCACAATGCCTAATCCGTTCTGCATAAGGGAGGGCGTCAAATTCTTCCCGGCTAGGGATTGGACGCCGCCTTTGGTTGTCCAGCTCATTTCTATCCACATCACCAAGGGAGTCCCAAATCAGTGCGCAAATCTCTTCTTTTTCTTCGTCGCTCAGGCCCCGTTTAAAACCTCGCGCGCCAAAATACTCTTCCTGAACGTCGGAGTTCGCCGCTTCCCGCCAGGCAACGGCAGGAATCTCACCTTTGCAACGCAGCCAGACCCCATCGTCGTCCATGGTCAATATCTTCAGGAAAATTTCGCGGTCTTTCTTGGGGTTGTCCGAGGCGGGCATGAGCATCCCCAGGATGGCCGCACGAACCAGGATCAACGGCTTGCGTCCCCACCATTTGCCTAGACGAGTAAGGGTCTGGCCATTGTTAGCTTTGCGTTCCTTGTAGGCTTCGGCGGATAGGCGAGCAATCGGGAACTGGTTCTCAATGAATACGGACATGATGCATCCTTACAGAGGCAACAAAAGTTGAGATTGAGGATGGGCCAGAAGTTCGCGCCGGGCCTTTGGGGACATACCCTCGCCCTTGACGAAGGGATTGTCGGCCAGAGCCGCACGCAGGGCTTTGCGCCAGCCAATTCCTTTTTGCAACGCCTGCCCAGTGGTGGACACTGTCATGGTATACAACCACCAACGTTCCTCTGGTGCCAGGGCCTCCCAGTTACGCAGAGCGTTGGGGATGTCATCGGGTGAAGCCTCTTCAACGGCCCAGCACAGGATACATAGCTCTTTGCCAAGTGAAGCATGAACCGGGGTGGGTTTGCCTGGATTTTTAACAAATCTAACCGTGGGCATACCATTGGCTCGCAATCGCCGATTGGCTTCTTCCCAAAAGGCTGGGGCAAGGGCAAGCCAGCGGGTACGGTCGATGACAACTCGCATGCTTGGCGCATTAGGGGCCAAGCTTTCCAAAGGGCGCAAACCAAGATCAACCAAGTCCTGACCACGATGCTCGGTGATAAAAATGAGGTCATCACCGGATGTACCTTTGGGTACATCAATCAGAAATCCGTGTCGCGCTTCTTCAGGCAAGAAGCCCAGTCCTAGGATTTTTCGGCTCGCTGAGCGAGAACCTGCCATGGCTATTGTCGTACCTTGCTCAAATCAAAAGATTGTTTAGACACCTGGAGCCAGTCAAGCAGACCTTGGCCCGTTGCAAAGCGCATCCCCCCTACAGTCATCCGTAGGGAACCACCTTGGACGATGTCCGCCAGTTTCTCGGTGACAGCACGCAGAGTGGGGCCGTCGTAACCGCTGTCCAAGGCCCCAGAATAATCAATGCTCTGTAGTCCGTCACTACTTTCAGCAGTCAAGCCGATGTCATGGGCTGTCACTGCGGATGTGCTCTCTAGTCGCGTAATGAAATCCCAGACTTGGCCTGGGTCGTCCAGTTTGGTTTTGAGAAGCCACTGGGCAGGTTTGGCCAGGTCAAGAGTGCGCTCTTCCTGCCCTTGTTGAGGGATGGTGATTCGGACGACTTCAGATTGAAGTTGGTAGGCTGAAGCTACGGCCATGGCGCAAACCACTCTGCAACCGCCAGGCACCCGAACCGGACCGGAATAGGTTGCGGAGAGCATGGGTGTGGGGGAGGACCCGTCCGTGGTGTAGCGGATGGTTACTCCCCCCGCCTTGGGTAGAGCGGAAAGTTCTACCTCGTAGTGGTCACCCCGGTTGTGGAGTTGGTACTTGAGCCGCAATTTGGCAGTCCATTCCTTGACCGCGCTGACCCGTTCTGGTTGAGCGGGATCATGAGCCAAGAAACGATACCGCAAGGCAGTGGCTTCGAATCGAGCAGGGGTAGGCACTGGGGTAGATGCGGGTGTGGGGTCGGCGTCCCCGGTTTCGTAAACCACAGCTTCAGCGTGCAGGGGCTCAATTTTCAAATACGTGCGACCATCCCCGTCTTCATCAGTTGACAGCTCTCGGATTGCTACTTCTGGGCTGGGCGGTGGGAACGGTCCACGCCGGACATGGTTGCCTTCCTCTCTCCAAAGGGCCCGGCGTAAGCAATCGGCCTTGAGGTCGTCCAGGGCTGATACCTTGTGCAAAGGCCAGGACGTATTCACGGCTGCATTGCGTTTGAAATCACTCCAGAGAACGACTTTGGTCTCCGCACTGCCGAAAAGACGAGCTTCGGCCCGAGCCCGGAAGCTATCATCATCGATCTTCGTGGTAAATTTCTGGGCGTTTTCAAGGGTCTTACGAATGGTAGCCTCGCCGCTTTGATTGCCTGCAAAGGCCAGCTCGATGCCAGACGTTCTCAAGGCATTATTGATAGACGGGTAAACGAGTTGATCAAAGGCTTCTTTCAGAGCGGCACTGAATTGTAAATTGACCCGATCTTCTAGGGAATCAAGGGCGCGCCATTGAGGGTCGTCGGACGGCGTGTTTTCCGCACGCAACTCGTCTCCAATGCTTTGCAATGCCCTGGCCTGACGAGCGCAGTCCAGCACTTTCTGGAAGGTATCACGCGATCCTGATAGAAATAATACTCGATTTTTATACTGCTGCTGGCCCCACCAGTCCTGCCAATCTGAAGAAATGGGCAGTCGGTTGGCCTGGCCTCCAGGGCGAACAATTACCAGGGTGGTTTTGTCCTGTTCAATTTGAACTTCGTCCAGGGGAGGCAGGATTCGCGCCACTTGGTAGCAATCCCGCAGGCTGGGGGAGAAATCTTTCTCTAAATGCTCTTTGAGCATGCGGTCTACCACTTCTGAATGCAGAGACTGAGCAGTGGAACGCAATTTTGCGGCCAAGTTTTGTTGGTTCTTAAAATAATAACGCCCGTCAGGGGAGTTGTGCAGATACCAAGCCCTGGTTGCGAGTTTATCCAGAACGTTGGCCTTGAAAGTAGACAGGTCGCGGCCAGGACGCTGTAAACCGTCGACTAACTGAAATTCACGCAGCCCATGAATGGCCCCAGGTGTAGTGGAGAGAGAGGCCACGAGCATGAGCCGGGCGGCGTCCGAGGCGTCAGTTGTGTCATTAGCGAGGTCGATCTGTTCCACTTCGGCATCGCCGCCGTGGGCAATGTCGTGGGCAATAGCTTCGCTCAATGAAGGATTGATGGTTCTGATTTCCGA
This genomic stretch from Fundidesulfovibrio soli harbors:
- a CDS encoding DUF499 domain-containing protein → MLSLETFLKGQVNGPEFFEENYFTTGMLTLVDRVFRHLGGGGAGSSVFQLSQAMGGGKTHSMIALGLLARDPDLRSRVLAEKNPAPRLTRCRVVGFNGRNTDAPGGIWGSIAEQLGKAEQFARYVAPLLSAPGPEAWKQLLGGDPLVIFLDELPPYLEYAAAVPVGHGDLALVTTTALANLFVAVAEMDSACLVLSDLAGTNYRVGQSSLEAAFTRAVQGITSEAKRIAVPITPVNPNGDELYHILRKRLFERIAPEADIQNVASRYRDALREATRMNLTTTAPESLYTRILDSYPFHPDLRELVGKFKENEGFQQTRGVIRLMQMIITNLWKGQKATELDLIHPYDIDLNDDELASEIRTINPSLSEAIAHDIAHGGDAEVEQIDLANDTTDASDAARLMLVASLSTTPGAIHGLREFQLVDGLQRPGRDLSTFKANVLDKLATRAWYLHNSPDGRYYFKNQQNLAAKLRSTAQSLHSEVVDRMLKEHLEKDFSPSLRDCYQVARILPPLDEVQIEQDKTTLVIVRPGGQANRLPISSDWQDWWGQQQYKNRVLFLSGSRDTFQKVLDCARQARALQSIGDELRAENTPSDDPQWRALDSLEDRVNLQFSAALKEAFDQLVYPSINNALRTSGIELAFAGNQSGEATIRKTLENAQKFTTKIDDDSFRARAEARLFGSAETKVVLWSDFKRNAAVNTSWPLHKVSALDDLKADCLRRALWREEGNHVRRGPFPPPSPEVAIRELSTDEDGDGRTYLKIEPLHAEAVVYETGDADPTPASTPVPTPARFEATALRYRFLAHDPAQPERVSAVKEWTAKLRLKYQLHNRGDHYEVELSALPKAGGVTIRYTTDGSSPTPMLSATYSGPVRVPGGCRVVCAMAVASAYQLQSEVVRITIPQQGQEERTLDLAKPAQWLLKTKLDDPGQVWDFITRLESTSAVTAHDIGLTAESSDGLQSIDYSGALDSGYDGPTLRAVTEKLADIVQGGSLRMTVGGMRFATGQGLLDWLQVSKQSFDLSKVRQ
- a CDS encoding DUF3780 domain-containing protein, with the protein product MAGSRSASRKILGLGFLPEEARHGFLIDVPKGTSGDDLIFITEHRGQDLVDLGLRPLESLAPNAPSMRVVIDRTRWLALAPAFWEEANRRLRANGMPTVRFVKNPGKPTPVHASLGKELCILCWAVEEASPDDIPNALRNWEALAPEERWWLYTMTVSTTGQALQKGIGWRKALRAALADNPFVKGEGMSPKARRELLAHPQSQLLLPL
- a CDS encoding anti-phage-associated DUF1156 domain-containing protein; amino-acid sequence: MSVFIENQFPIARLSAEAYKERKANNGQTLTRLGKWWGRKPLILVRAAILGMLMPASDNPKKDREIFLKILTMDDDGVWLRCKGEIPAVAWREAANSDVQEEYFGARGFKRGLSDEEKEEICALIWDSLGDVDRNELDNQRRRPIPSREEFDALPYAERIRHCERPENIVGPKVETWSEINAHLGTTASSLPGLVRELGVRQFGHPPRVGDCFCGGGSIPFEAARIGCEAFGYDLNPVAALLTWADLNLLGGGREMQEKVMRVQAKVLREADKQITDWGIEHNDQGERADAYLYCVEVKPEGCDYYIPLAPSWLIGEKSKVVVTWRRVPGSDRLQPEIQYVSSAELKAYKDGKGATIVSSRVVDPFDSNRSWSLEALRGPEGLRRWTNEDLAPRPDDVFQERLYCIRWVQETEDEITGRTKEVRRYAAPDHTDLEREAKVLILLRERFAQWQRKGFIPSKAISSGYNTEQPIRERGWSYWHHFYTPRQLLTHGLVAEISSRIASSQEMHVACLLGLGRIADWDSRSCAWMWHGSNEKGNQTFTNQALNTLVSYAGRALSKLAPTFQLLDGAHPISFGNVGKVSVTDARDINSPCELWVTDPPYADAINYHELGDFFLAWYDTQMARVFPNWVPDARAELAVRGDGEDFRRSMVDIYRNLARCMPDNGLQLVMFTHKNPGVWANLGMILWAAGLTATAAWTISTETDAVGLKKGDYVQGTVCLVLRKRLESEPGFMDEVSPLVEDEVQNQIAFMQSLDEAGEPNFNDADYQLAAYAAALKVLTRYSTLDGRDVEHEVFAQRDRNEKSDFQKVIERALEIACSILVPRGLHGVWRDLSLVERYYMRALDIESRGERRKGMYEELARGFGVADIRPLLKTDKANGTRMHTASGLGASLLAVANEGNAQTLPSRRGRAATGAPHPFAFSPLRHLLFAMRETTRADLNPESGRQYLRDTYGQSYWSKRELFLGLLEWLSTLANSQGMDEWTPDSESARILAGRLRNDEA